A single region of the Brachypodium distachyon strain Bd21 chromosome 3, Brachypodium_distachyon_v3.0, whole genome shotgun sequence genome encodes:
- the LOC100826576 gene encoding uncharacterized protein LOC100826576: MVPGRGWSRTAGNARSFVGNALGGVRGWSNLASWAVAGTLAYYLWVRPARQLQKEQQERAALASASDPYRYVEKRKPIPDPQDTGLIYGKKKDDPTKSDD; encoded by the exons ATGGTGCCGGGGAGGGGATGGAGCCGGACGGCCGGGAACGCGCGGTCATTCGTGGGGAACGCgctcggcggcgtccgcggctgGAGCAACCTCGCCTCCTGGGCCGTCGCCGGGACGCTCGCCTACTATCTCTGGGTCAGGCCCGCGCGGCAGCTCCAGAAGGAGCAGCAG GAGAGAGCTGCTTTGGCTTCTGCCTCGGACCCTTACCGTTATGTTGAGAAACGGAAGCCAATTCCTGACCCCCAG GACACCGGCCTAATTTATGGAAAGAAGAAGGATGATCCTACAAAATCTGACGACTAG
- the LOC100840638 gene encoding serine/threonine-protein phosphatase 7 isoform X2 — translation MSEPAAAAAAAADDPLPSPSPLPSSPSPAPAPPRPPPVEWPEGGVLTRDWVTGLSETLDWCSRNLPPDQLPSVLPADLVRTLVVAASVILHREPNIVRVDPRPDQAVVVVGDVHGQLHDVMFLLRDAGFPSDHRLFVFNGDYVDRGAWGLETLLLLLAWKVLLPNSVFLLRGNHESKYCTSVYGFEKEVMVKYKGQGPQVYRKFLRCFEDLPLASMIAGCVYTAHGGIFRGTIVVPSKRSKRAKKGHKYKASSTDDSTTMKLGSLDELLKARRTVLDPPWEGSNLIPGDVLWSDPSLENGLSPNKERGIGLLWGPDITQQFLYTNNLKVT, via the exons ATGTCGgaaccagccgccgccgccgccgccgcggcggacgACCCCCTTCCCTCCCCCTCGCCCTTACCCTCCTCTCCGTCCCCTGCCCCGGCTCCACCCCGGCCCCCGCCGGTCGAGTGGCCCGAGGGCGGCGTGCTGACGCGCGACTGGGTGACGGGCCTCTCCGAGACGCTGGACTGGTGCTCGCGGAACCTCCCGCCGGACCAGCTGCCCTCGGTGCTCCCCGCGGACCTCGTCCGCACGCTCGTCGTCGCGGCCTCCGTCATCCTCCACCGCGAGCCCAACATCGTGCGCGTCGACCCGCGGCCCGACcaggccgtcgtcgtcgtcggggaCGTCCACGGACAGCTCCACGACGTCATGTTCCTGCTCCGCGACGCCGGCTTCCCCTCCGACCACCGCCTCTTCGTCTTCAACGGGGATTACGTGGACCGCGGCGCCTGGGGCCTCGAGaccttgctcctcctcctggcttGGAAG GTATTGCTTCCGAATTCTGTGTTCCTGCTCCGAGGAAATCATGAATCCAAGTACTGCACATCAGTATATGGTTTCGAAAAGGAGGTAATGGTTAAATATAAAGGTCAAGGCCCTCAAGTTTATCGGAAGTTTTTAAGATGTTTTGAAGACCTCCCTCTAGCATCTATGATAGCAGGATGCGTCTACACTGCTCATGGAGGGATTTTCCGTGGGACAATTGTAGTACCATCCAAAAGGTCAAAAAGGGCCAAGAAAGGTCACAAATACAAGGCGAGTTCTACCGATGACTCGACTACTATGAAGCTCGGATCCCTTGACGAATTGTTAAAAGCAAGGAGAACTGTTCTTGATCCTCCATGGGAAGGTTCAAACTTGATTCCTGGAGATGTGCTTTGGTCTGATCCTTCCTTGGAGAATGGTCTTTCCCCAAATAAAGAAAGAGGCATAGGTCTGCTTTGGGGTCCAGATATCACCCAACAGTTTCTATATACGAATAATTTGAag GTCACATGA
- the LOC100840638 gene encoding serine/threonine-protein phosphatase 7 isoform X1 has protein sequence MSEPAAAAAAAADDPLPSPSPLPSSPSPAPAPPRPPPVEWPEGGVLTRDWVTGLSETLDWCSRNLPPDQLPSVLPADLVRTLVVAASVILHREPNIVRVDPRPDQAVVVVGDVHGQLHDVMFLLRDAGFPSDHRLFVFNGDYVDRGAWGLETLLLLLAWKVLLPNSVFLLRGNHESKYCTSVYGFEKEVMVKYKGQGPQVYRKFLRCFEDLPLASMIAGCVYTAHGGIFRGTIVVPSKRSKRAKKGHKYKASSTDDSTTMKLGSLDELLKARRTVLDPPWEGSNLIPGDVLWSDPSLENGLSPNKERGIGLLWGPDITQQFLYTNNLKLIIRSHEGPDARDKRHDLLGMDSGYTTDHHVANGKLITLFSAPDYPQFQASEDRYNNCGAYIVLSPPDFATPAFHSFQAVKPRPAANPFYDFEEVIDSDEELNLGAMDTGTSSS, from the exons ATGTCGgaaccagccgccgccgccgccgccgcggcggacgACCCCCTTCCCTCCCCCTCGCCCTTACCCTCCTCTCCGTCCCCTGCCCCGGCTCCACCCCGGCCCCCGCCGGTCGAGTGGCCCGAGGGCGGCGTGCTGACGCGCGACTGGGTGACGGGCCTCTCCGAGACGCTGGACTGGTGCTCGCGGAACCTCCCGCCGGACCAGCTGCCCTCGGTGCTCCCCGCGGACCTCGTCCGCACGCTCGTCGTCGCGGCCTCCGTCATCCTCCACCGCGAGCCCAACATCGTGCGCGTCGACCCGCGGCCCGACcaggccgtcgtcgtcgtcggggaCGTCCACGGACAGCTCCACGACGTCATGTTCCTGCTCCGCGACGCCGGCTTCCCCTCCGACCACCGCCTCTTCGTCTTCAACGGGGATTACGTGGACCGCGGCGCCTGGGGCCTCGAGaccttgctcctcctcctggcttGGAAG GTATTGCTTCCGAATTCTGTGTTCCTGCTCCGAGGAAATCATGAATCCAAGTACTGCACATCAGTATATGGTTTCGAAAAGGAGGTAATGGTTAAATATAAAGGTCAAGGCCCTCAAGTTTATCGGAAGTTTTTAAGATGTTTTGAAGACCTCCCTCTAGCATCTATGATAGCAGGATGCGTCTACACTGCTCATGGAGGGATTTTCCGTGGGACAATTGTAGTACCATCCAAAAGGTCAAAAAGGGCCAAGAAAGGTCACAAATACAAGGCGAGTTCTACCGATGACTCGACTACTATGAAGCTCGGATCCCTTGACGAATTGTTAAAAGCAAGGAGAACTGTTCTTGATCCTCCATGGGAAGGTTCAAACTTGATTCCTGGAGATGTGCTTTGGTCTGATCCTTCCTTGGAGAATGGTCTTTCCCCAAATAAAGAAAGAGGCATAGGTCTGCTTTGGGGTCCAGATATCACCCAACAGTTTCTATATACGAATAATTTGAag TTAATTATCAGGTCACATGAAGGTCCAGATGCAAGAGACAAGCGGCATGATCTATTAGGAATGGACAGTGGCTATACGACTGATCATCATGTCGCAAATGGAAAGCTAATAACTCTCTTCAGTGCTCCAGACTATCCACAGTTTCAG GCCTCAGAGGACCGTTACAACAACTGTGGGGCATATATTGTCCTTAGTCCGCCTGATTTTGCTACCCCTGCTTTCCATAGTTTTCAAGCTGTAAAACCTCGGCCTGCG GCGAATCCCTTCTATGATTTTGAAGAAGTAATTGATTCCGATGAAGAGTTAAATTTAGGCGCCATGGACACTGGCACATCAAGCAGTTGA